From a region of the Latilactobacillus sakei genome:
- a CDS encoding protein-serine/threonine phosphatase gives MEVAYQTDVGQQRQNNQDYVGFYTNQRGVQFAIVADGMGGHLGGDVASEMAVSHIGHEFEKTDDTDIEAMVKWLIFELQRENQHILAKANQYDDLSGMGTTLVAVLISGTHYLVANIGDSRVYRLRRNTLRQLTEDHSLVNELVKQGELTAEAAKHHPQKNIITRTLGVSQEVDADVTIYEFEPDDYLLLCTDGLTNMVDDEQLKQTLMAEMTLEEKCAALIQQANEAGGMDNITALILHHEGEVPAP, from the coding sequence ATGGAAGTTGCATATCAAACAGATGTCGGTCAACAGCGACAGAATAATCAAGATTACGTGGGCTTTTATACCAACCAACGCGGTGTTCAATTTGCAATTGTCGCCGACGGCATGGGCGGTCATTTAGGGGGCGATGTGGCCTCTGAGATGGCGGTTTCCCATATTGGACATGAATTTGAAAAAACTGATGATACTGATATTGAAGCAATGGTTAAATGGCTGATTTTTGAATTACAAAGAGAAAATCAACATATCTTAGCCAAAGCCAACCAATACGATGATTTATCGGGGATGGGCACGACCTTAGTGGCAGTCTTAATCTCCGGGACGCACTATTTAGTCGCTAATATCGGCGATAGCCGCGTTTATCGTCTTAGACGGAATACGTTACGGCAATTAACCGAAGATCATTCGCTAGTTAACGAACTGGTTAAACAAGGAGAGTTAACAGCAGAAGCCGCTAAGCATCATCCACAAAAAAATATCATTACGCGCACATTAGGTGTCTCTCAAGAAGTCGACGCCGATGTGACAATTTATGAATTTGAACCAGACGATTACTTACTATTATGTACGGATGGTCTGACGAACATGGTTGATGACGAGCAACTGAAACAGACGTTGATGGCAGAGATGACACTTGAAGAAAAATGTGCTGCTTTAATTCAACAAGCGAATGAAGCTGGTGGTATGGATAATATCACAGCGCTCATCTTGCATCACGAAGGTGAGGTGC